A region of the Mangifera indica cultivar Alphonso chromosome 10, CATAS_Mindica_2.1, whole genome shotgun sequence genome:
CTTGAGCAACAGAGCTCCTCTCCAATATCTGAAGAATACGAGTCAAAAACCATGACTAACATGCTAAAAGAGGTTGACTCAGTAACTTTCAATGTCATTGAATCCTTGCTGTCCCTTATCTCAGGGCCAAAGGCTTCATCAAAACTAAGCAGCTGGTCACCAGCTTCCAAGCTTACGCAGCTAAAGAAGGTAGTATGTGAAGAAACAAATGTAAATGAGTTTGAAAACGTGGATGTTGAATTGTCAAGAATCATTACTCACAAGACAAGCAAATCTGGTAATATGCAAAACCAGCTTAAAGAAT
Encoded here:
- the LOC123227778 gene encoding uncharacterized protein LOC123227778; the encoded protein is MTNMLKEVDSVTFNVIESLLSLISGPKASSKLSSWSPASKLTQLKKVVCEETNVNEFENVDVELSRIITHKTSKSGNMQNQLKELESNIQDLEDGLKFLMRRLIKIRVSLLNIVNN